Part of the Candidatus Brocadia sinica JPN1 genome, AGCTGCCTGCAGGGACCACACCATGCCGCCCAAAAATCTACTAACACGGGAATACTTGATTTTACTACTTCTGCATCAAAATTTGCATCGGTAATTACGGCGACATCTTCAGACATAGTCTTCTCCTTTCTCCATCTTTACCTGATAATCTGCACTCACAAAAAGATTGCAATGACACTCTCCGTCACGTTCAATTTCTTCAAGGTGATACACACAGGGACAAATGATCTTTTTATCTCTTTCCCTGTCTCCTGTAACCAATCGGCAGGGGCAATACGCATGCCCGAACTTGATTTTACGCATCAGTAACCCGTTAACTACCCTGTCTACAATTTTTGTATCCGGATTTAGCTTGCAAGAACTGGAAGTCACATATTCGGTAAGTATCATACGGATTTTTATTGCTTCATGCTCTTTATTGTTATCCATAGGTATCCACTTAGTGTATTAATCGTTTTGTTCATTCAATTTCATGAACAATTATATTTTATATCTTTGACATATTTCAAGGAAAGTTTCACAATAAACCGTAACTTTTAAATTTGCAAGAACATACAACATCAGGATGATTTCCGCTTTGTACTGAAGTTGTGCCATAAGCCTGTACTGCCAATTGAATCCCCCAGGGAAACGATAGAAAAAAACAGAAATGCATTGACAACAGGAATATTCGTGTTATTATTATAACGTTTGTAACACAACAAAACGAGGGGGATTGTATGTCAAGTTTAGTCAGATTCGGGGTCTCTCTGGAAAAAGAATTACTCCAAAGATTTGATGAGTGTATCAAAGAAAAGAAATACACCAACCGTTCGGAGGCCATACGCGATCTGATTCGGGAGGATCTGGTAAAAAAAGAATGGCAAGAGGGTAAAGAAGTCGCCGGGTCAATCACCCTTGTCTATAATCATCACAAAAGGGAGTTGGTCAATCTTCTTATCGACATCCAGCATGATTACCATGACACAATCCTTTCTACCCAACATATCCATTTGGACGATGACAATTGTCTGGAAATCGTTGTAATAAAAGGCAGGCCGAAAGAGATCGAAGAATTATATGGGAAATTAAAGTCGGCAAAAGGGGTAAAACACGGGGGTTTTTCCATGACGACAACAGGAACAGAGATCATGTAGGAAAGATGTCTTTTTTTTGTCTTCGGCGGTAGCATAAATATTATATTTGTGGCACAACAATCTGGTTTTTTCAGTTGAGAATAATTTCATGCATATCAGTGACGGGGTACTCTCACCCTATGTTGTTGGAATAGGATGGGCAATAGCCCTGCCTGTATTAGGAGTGTCGGTTCGCAGATTACGAACTGACCAAGTTGGTACGTATGGGGTGGTTGCAGCAGCTTTCTTTGCAGGCTCGACAATCCATGTGCCCGTCGGTCCTTTCAGTATGCACCTTGTGCTCAGCGGTATGGCTGGACTCTTGCTTGGCTGGGGTGCTTTAACCATCGTGACGGTTGGTCTTTTCCTGCAGGCGTTATTAATCGGTTTTGGCGGACTGACAGTTTTGGGTGTCAATATTTCTATCATGGCCTTGCCTGGCGCCATTATGGGGGTACTCGGACGTCATTGGATGAAGCATGCCTCTTTAAAAAAGCGACCGTGGATAGGTTCTTTTATTGGTGGGGGAACAATCTTAATTTCGGCTATTTTACTTTATGTAACATTAGCTACGACGAATACGGCGCTGATGCCCCTGGCCAAATTGGTTTTTCTGGGCCACATTCCTATCGCCATCGTAGAAGGTATCATCAGTTTTTGGTTAGTGCATTTTCTCCAAAAGGTTGAACCATCATTACTGGGGGTTTCTCCATGAAAATTTTCTTTTTCTGTATTTTCGGTTCCATCTTTCTGCTACCTTCCCTGTCAAATGCCCATGGACTTTATGTATCCTCTGAAGGCGGAAAGCTGCATGCCAATTTCAGCGATCAGTCACCGGCCGCAGGCGCTGTGGTTACCGTCGTGGATGAGGATGGTATTGTCATTATCAGAAATATCGTGGACGAGAAGGGGATATGGACGTTACCGAAAGATGTAGAGGGAGAGCCGGAATTTGTTATTGTTGAGGCACCAGGGGGGCATCTTACGCGGATTGCATGGCAAGAAGTATTACAAGGAACTTCAAAAGGTTTTTTTGATTACTTAAGTGTCCGTATTGCAATTGGGGTTACAGTTCTCGGTGGCGGTGGTTTTATCATAAGACGACTCATAAATAAATCGTAATCTAAATTTGTGTTATAGTTAGAAATTTATTAATTAAGGGGTGGCACGGACAAACTTGTTTGTCCGTGTCTTATGTAAACCTCAGAAATCTGATATCCTAATGAGAATATCTCCTCCTTCAACACGTTTGGGAACGGTGCTTGTTTTGTTGATTCTGACAGGGCTTGGGTTGCTCGACAATCTTTTTTATCTTTTCTTTTATTTATTGATTATCAATGTATCCGCTGTGCTTGTAGTGAGAAAGACGTTTGTAGCTGCATGGCGTTGTAAAGGGGTGCTGATCTTTTTCATACTAACAGGTGCAACCCTGCTTTGGACAAAGGAGGGGC contains:
- a CDS encoding ferredoxin-thioredoxin reductase catalytic domain-containing protein — translated: MDNNKEHEAIKIRMILTEYVTSSSCKLNPDTKIVDRVVNGLLMRKIKFGHAYCPCRLVTGDRERDKKIICPCVYHLEEIERDGECHCNLFVSADYQVKMEKGEDYV
- the nikR gene encoding nickel-responsive transcriptional regulator NikR — translated: MSSLVRFGVSLEKELLQRFDECIKEKKYTNRSEAIRDLIREDLVKKEWQEGKEVAGSITLVYNHHKRELVNLLIDIQHDYHDTILSTQHIHLDDDNCLEIVVIKGRPKEIEELYGKLKSAKGVKHGGFSMTTTGTEIM
- the cbiM gene encoding cobalt transporter CbiM, with the translated sequence MHISDGVLSPYVVGIGWAIALPVLGVSVRRLRTDQVGTYGVVAAAFFAGSTIHVPVGPFSMHLVLSGMAGLLLGWGALTIVTVGLFLQALLIGFGGLTVLGVNISIMALPGAIMGVLGRHWMKHASLKKRPWIGSFIGGGTILISAILLYVTLATTNTALMPLAKLVFLGHIPIAIVEGIISFWLVHFLQKVEPSLLGVSP